TTTTGAGCACTGTTGTTTGGCCATGCTGGACTGTTGTTAACCATTTGTGGATGCTAGGTGAAGACAGACCATCTAAACACGCAAGTCCTTCAAGAGCAAACAGTTGAGAAGACCTAGGGGGTGGATGGTATCCTAGGAGCAAAGCAAAAGGCAGAGGACTGTTGAGAAAAACAGACAccacatttgatttttttttgttaggaAAAGCAaaccttcacagaactgaaataaTCTTTGGTCTCAAATAACATAGCAGCTTATCAGCAAGTTGTGGTTCTTTCTGCACTCCAGATATTGACCAGTTACTTTATATTTCCATTGTACTGTAAAAATAAGTCAAACGTTTGATGCAAGAGAGCCTGAAAAGATATTTTAACTTTCACTAGGAAGGTAAACTCCTGGTACAGCTTCTATCGTCGAGTTTTATGCCTGTTTCTCCATTGGTGTCTATCTTCCTCTTTACGTCGATCTTCTTCTCTTTGTCGTTTATGATCTCTTTCTCTACTTCTGTATCGTGCTCTATCTCCATTACGTTTTTGTCCTTCCTCACCTCTCTGGTCTCTTTCCCTTCGTCTTTCCCAGTCTCGACCTCTCTCCCACTGCCGGCTTTCCCTCGATAGTTCTCTGGAACTTGATCTATCTACTTTGTCTGCTTGTCCCTCGGTGTATAGTTCTGCCTTCAATGCTGGCAGACTGATAGGTTTCCTAAAAGGACGATCTCGCCCACCAAACCGTAGTTGGCCAGATTCTTTTTTACCACCTAATCCCCCTCCAAGTCTCCGTGGGACCCATCCTTTCAAAGTGCGTTCTAATTCAAAATCCACAAATATTTCATTCTGGTCTATCACTAATTTATTGCTGTCCCGATGTGCCTTTAATAATGAACGCTCATCCTTATATTCAATGAAGCCATAGCATTTGGAAAAGCCGGTGACAATATCACGCACAAGTTTCAGTCTGCGGATATCCCCAAATCTAGAAAAAGTGTCTTTGAGCTTCTCCTCAGATGTCTGGGGATTTAGTCTGGCAACAAAGAGTGTCAGGTGGGGGTCTCCTAAAACTCCTTTGTTTGGTCTGTACTTGGCTGCAATTGCCCTAGACACAGCTCGGTCATGGGGTTCCTCGTCAGTGCCATCAATGCTTCCAGCTTTTAATGGGTTGTACTGCTTTGCAATAGGAGTCCAAATGTCATTCATTgttctgaaacacaaacaaatgtgAATGAAATCACGAGAAAGCAGAACTTCTTTTACGTGCTCCCTTTATCACAATCTAGTACAGTTGTCATTCTCAATCACAGCTCTTGTACTCAAGATTCAGGTCTGAGAAATCAGGTCTGAATAGAAGCAAACAGCATCAGTGCTGATAGAATAACTGCTTACTGTATTAACCAGTTTACATATCTGAACCTGGATTCAAACACAGTTTAAGTTTCATAGCTGAGGCCAATATTTTTCTCACAAAACCAACATACTGTCTAGTCAGGTCAGTCACTGCAATAAACAATAAAGCAGGAATGTTGGCTATTTTTTCCCACTTCTCCAACTCCAAGGCAATGATCAGTTGCAGCATCCACCGAAACTGGACCAAAGTTCAAAAGCGAGACACCGGTCATCAGCAGTTCAGTTTACTGTAAGCATCGAGGATCCGTTTGAAACGATTGTTTTCCATCGGTTGCTGTGCTTGAAGGGGCTGTTTTTATGAATTCACAATGTGTTGCTGCATATATCATTCACTAAAATAATTGAATGTTTGTGGGGTAGTACATAACAATTACAAACTGATATACTTATCTACAAATTTGGAACTGTCCTGGGAAATAATGCAATAAACTTCaacaatgttccacatggtagattaattagtcAAGTTAGGTCActtgggattcagggtgagtttgccaGTTGGAAACATatttggcttaacagcaggagacagagtaatagttgtttttcagactggaggctcgTCACCAATGGCGTTCCACagagattggttctgggtcctcttttacttggcagttatataaatgatttggatgggaatatagaaggcatggttagtaagtttgcagacaatatcaaaattggtggcatagtagacagttaAGAAAGTTTTCTATGATTACAAAGGGTtcttgatgaaatgggtcaatgaggtgaaaaatagcaaatggagttcatctgaataaatgaaaagtattgcattttggtgcaacAAACTAAGGTAGGGTTTACACAATTTATGGCAGGGTCTTGGGTagttttgtagaacagagggagCTAGGAgtgcagatacataattcttcaaagtagacagggtagttaaaaagTATTTGGCacagtttgagagaagatttgtagctcgggtgctcgttgttgtggttctgttcgccgagctgggaatttgtgttgcagacgtttcatcccctgtctaggtgacatcctcagtgcttgggagcctcctgtgaagcgcttctgtgatgtttcctccggaactgacaaccggaagcaacagatacaaaccactataaatgccggaggaaacatcacagaagcgcttcacaggaggctcccaagcactgaggatgtcacctggacaggggacgaaacgtctgcaacacaaattcccagctcggcgaacagaaccacaacagtatttggcacatttgccttcattgctcaggcctttgattagaggagttggggcatcatgttgagcATGTACAGGATCCTGAAGAGacctcttctgaaatactgtatccagttctgatcacccacttataggaaggatattatctaGCTGGAGGGGGttcaaagagatttaccaggatcttgctAGGTATgaaaggtttcagttataaagaaaggctggaatttTTTCCACTTGAGTGTAGCAGGTTGAGAGACaaccttatcaaagtttataaaatagtgacagctatagatagagttaatagtagttgtcttttccctaggaatTCAGCATTACATGTCCAAAAGAATGAAGTGAGACTTTTAACTTTACATCTGTATGGATTTGCTTATCTAGACATAACAAGGAGGCAATCGGTGAAACCATCAAGACTACGtatggggcacatttttaaggtgagagaagagagatttaaaaaaaagacaagggaCAAATTTTTTTTATACAAAGGATGGTTTGCGTGTGgcatgaactttctgaggaagtggtagatgt
Above is a window of Chiloscyllium plagiosum isolate BGI_BamShark_2017 chromosome 15, ASM401019v2, whole genome shotgun sequence DNA encoding:
- the snrnp35 gene encoding U11/U12 small nuclear ribonucleoprotein 35 kDa protein isoform X1, with the protein product MEKQPRGTMNDIWTPIAKQYNPLKAGSIDGTDEEPHDRAVSRAIAAKYRPNKGVLGDPHLTLFVARLNPQTSEEKLKDTFSRFGDIRRLKLVRDIVTGFSKCYGFIEYKDERSLLKAHRDSNKLVIDQNEIFVDFELERTLKGWVPRRLGGGLGGKKESGQLRFGGRDRPFRKPISLPALKAELYTEGQADKVDRSSSRELSRESRQWERGRDWERRRERDQRGEEGQKRNGDRARYRSRERDHKRQREEDRRKEEDRHQWRNRHKTRR
- the snrnp35 gene encoding U11/U12 small nuclear ribonucleoprotein 35 kDa protein isoform X2, producing MNDIWTPIAKQYNPLKAGSIDGTDEEPHDRAVSRAIAAKYRPNKGVLGDPHLTLFVARLNPQTSEEKLKDTFSRFGDIRRLKLVRDIVTGFSKCYGFIEYKDERSLLKAHRDSNKLVIDQNEIFVDFELERTLKGWVPRRLGGGLGGKKESGQLRFGGRDRPFRKPISLPALKAELYTEGQADKVDRSSSRELSRESRQWERGRDWERRRERDQRGEEGQKRNGDRARYRSRERDHKRQREEDRRKEEDRHQWRNRHKTRR